One Thunnus albacares chromosome 12, fThuAlb1.1, whole genome shotgun sequence genomic region harbors:
- the LOC122994219 gene encoding titin-like isoform X1: protein MACRESGGSKILLCLGLFVVASSLCSCTKLTRLKTVKWRENSTLSQSQDIDLHHGRLLIGQDPLRHAKLKGTKATKNYMDVNSGYQADMGWEMSRQPKGQGDGSSKADNSAVEQLLKMEPKVECTGDSMKLKVQDAASTSGSLFLVDRGSHLSPLPLSKLPSSCGYTIGSTRRDMVLVAPYDGCFVTLEEDSYVLPLRWCGLPVRMSCPLMRQSSPNPPMVTCHAEGMVVKMEWATSVDKIKVKLYGSWEPLMRESPRCGFSVVVHPEGVVISVRYAPCVEKKDGMYTIELAGDGETKISCPALSPAQPGPTKSPIKGPQQQTEIPGKGVYPSNQSHNLPSTRAPDQTLKNPVQTVVPQVPGIPQNPEVPNQKQNQGPKDVVQPQLPYFYPNFFYPQPANPENRPTVQPNPTPVTKKKESQQTIPAKLPVTPEGQVPQLISLPFYPWPAKPEVPVKETPVLPRATQPPNSQVEQPFYPYPFYVMPNPDVAPAHRTELKPTPTSPPVTQTTQGQRKQPFYPLPFYPQPAKPDNPPTQPPVTKHFLPYPSNPPSGPTQKPVEPPASQSEAPQGQVHQTFYPYPFYPVPVPENQPATKPTAVPEPPKPPQPEDPQGQVQQPFYPHPFYPVPVPENQPATKPTAAPEPPKPPQPEAPQGQVHQTSYPYPLYPVPVPENQPATKPTAAPEPPKPPQPEDPQGQVQQPLYPYPFYPVPVPENQPASKPTAAPEPPKPPQPEDPQGQVQQPLYPYPFYPVPVPENQPATKPTAAPEPPKPPQPEAPQGQVQQPLYPYPFYPVPVPENQPATKPTAAPEPPKPPQPEAPQGQVQQPSYPYPFYPVPVPENQPATKPTAAPEPPKPPQPEAPQGQVQQPSYPYPFYPVPVPENQAASKPTAAPEPPKPPQPEAPQGQVQQPLYPYPFYPVPVPENQPATKPTAAPEPPKPPQPEAPQGQVQQPLYPYPFYPVPVPENQPATKPTAAPEPPKPPQPEAPQGQVQQPLYPYPFYPVPVPENQPATKPTAAPEPPKPPQPEAPQGQVQQPLYPYPFYPVPVPENQPATKPTSFTESPATETPKGQPVTLPPTSSAQQPQWITPASDQKTPGSTIQQPSNVIVPQGPQPGTPNMPPVYCPQVCPSGFSNCCPQIAFHQHLHHIVPAGLGSKDTPPIYTGLPFLSPMSYYVFGNGLSSAPLPQKPNGETKIEAGITSAPISPQSFPSENRKQPHLQPPDGNPAALPGSNPTKPTHPALPIYPYFVPNSDWRYLPQNGDWQNLPQSQSQTRFNVPSTPQTSVNDPVNPVVQYELYNVQPPKQQNGQLSSYVAQYLQRQYTKNQNKPTVKEVQPSNKKPSESKSPAHHKAQSELDPRLFPYYMLQDAQAPTHNKSLFPNNSLQPPPSVSGSKNSSKHEQTVHSYSEPKSYILLQHGPPGREPNGFAKSPQPFRDLVRDTNVLAQNFATHHNSEAQHPQGLSLQQGKPQNLKWLDKGMTNPLPGNVNYMPRPGDRSGLPFFTALDGVHSVPLPQDLSFSATQKKPKFLDSFKDSWKPIAPLGSSRRTPPHVPRKAFQQWSSAADHQVNGLNQPIQREGGNQKQK, encoded by the exons ATGGCGTGTAGAGAGAGCGGGGGTTCCAAGATTTTACTATGTTTAGGACTTTTTGTGGTCGCTAGTTCGTTGTGCTCTTGCACAAAATTGACAAGGCTTAAGACAGTTAAATGGAGAGAAAACTCGACACTTAGTCAAAGTCAAGACATTGATCTACACCATGGAAGACTCTTAATTGGGCAAGATCCTCTGCGACATGCTAAACTCAAAGGAACCAAAGCCACAAAGAACTACATGGATGTAAATTCAGGTTACCAAGCAGACATGG GCTGGGAGATGTCCAGGCAACCTAAAGGACAGGGTGATGGCTCTTCAAAGGCTGATAACTCTGCAGTGGAACAGCTGCTGAAAATGGAACCAAAGGTTGAATGTACAGGAGACTCCATGAAACTTAAAGTCCAAGATGCTGCGTCCACTTCTGGATCTCTGTTTCTTGTAGACAGAG GAAGTCACCTGTCTCCCTTGCCTCTGTCCAAGTTGCCATCAAGCTGTGGTTACACCATCGGATCAACACGGAGAGATATGGTCTTAGTTGCACCTTATGATGGTTGCTTTGTCACACTTGAG GAAGACAGTTATGTACTCCCATTGCGTTGGTGCGGATTACCAGTGAGGATGTCATGCCCTTTGATGAGACAGTCTTCGCCTAACCCTCCAATGGTTACCTGCCATGCAGAGGGCATGGTTGTAAAAATGGAATGGGCCACATCTGTAGATAAgattaaagtaaaat TGTATGGCAGCTGGGAGCCACTGATGAGGGAATCGCCCAGATGTGGCTTCAGTGTAGTTGTCCATCCTGAAGGTGTGGTCATCTCGGTTCGCTATGCACCCTGTGTGGAGAAAAAG GATGGAATGTACACCATTGAACTGGCTGGAGATGGAGAAACCAAGATTTCCTGCCCAGCATTGTCACCAGCTCAACCTGGACCCACAAAAAGCCCAATAAAGGGCCCACAACAGCAAACTGAAATACCAGGCAAAGGGGTGTAtccctctaaccaatcacaTAACTTGCCTTCAACTCGTGCTCCTGATCAAACCCTGAAAAATCCGGTGCAAACTGTAGTTCCCCAGGTCCCAGGCATTCCTCAGAATCCAGAGGTTCCTAACCAGAAACAAAATCAGGGGCCAAAAGATGTTGTTCAGCCTCAGTTACCTTACTTTTACCCCAATTTCTTTTACCCCCAGCCTGCAAATCCAGAAAATAGACCCACTGTACAGCCAAACCCCACTCCTGTAACAAAGAAAAAGGAGTCACAACAAACAATCCCTGCAAAGCTGCCGGTGACTCCTGAGGGACAAGTGCCCCAATTAATTTCTTTACCGTTTTACCCCTGGCCAGCCAAGCCTGAGGTGCCTGTTAAAGAAACTCCCGTGCTGCCTCGAGCCACCCAACCACCTAATAGCCAAGTGGAACAACCTTTTTACCCTTATCCATTCTACGTTATGCCAAACCCTGATGTTGCTCCTGCACACAGGACTGAACTGAAACCTACACCTACATCTCCTCCAGTTACCCAAACTACTCAAGGCCAAAGAAAGCAACCTTTCTACCCTTTACCATTTTATCCTCAACCTGCTAAGCCTGACAATCCCCCAACACAGCCACCAGTAACTAAGCATTTCCTCCCATATCCGTCTAACCCCCCATCTGGGCCTACCCAGAAACCTGTAGAACCACCTGCAAGCCAGTCTGAAGCCCCTCAGG GTCAAGTGCACCAGACATTTTACCCCTATCCCTTCTACCCTGTGCCAGTGCCTGAAAATCAACCAGCTACAAAGCCCACTGCTGTTCCAGAGCCTCCAAAACCACCACAGCCTGAAGACCCTCAGGGTCAAGTGCAGCAGCCATTTTACCCCCATCCCTTCTACCCTGTGCCAGTGCCTGAAAATCAACCTGCTACAAAGCCCACTGCTGCTCCAGAGCCTCCAAAACCACCACAGCCTGAAGCCCCTCAGGGTCAAGTGCACCAGACATCATACCCCTATCCCCTCTACCCTGTGCCAGTGCCTGAAAATCAACCTGCTACAAAGCCCACTGCTGCTCCAGAGCCTCCAAAACCACCACAGCCTGAAGACCCTCAGGGTCAAGTGCAGCAGCCATTGTACCCCTATCCCTTCTACCCTGTGCCAGTGCCTGAAAATCAACCAGCTTCAAAGCCCACCGCTGCTCCAGAGCCTCCAAAACCACCACAGCCTGAAGACCCTCAGGGTCAAGTGCAGCAGCCATTGTACCCCTATCCCTTCTACCCTGTGCCAGTGCCTGAAAATCAACCAGCTACAAAGCCCACTGCTGCTCCAGAGCCTCCAAAACCACCACAGCCTGAAGCCCCTCAGGGTCAAGTGCAGCAGCCATTGTACCCCTATCCCTTCTACCCTGTGCCAGTGCCTGAAAATCAACCAGCTACAAAGCCCACTGCTGCTCCAGAGCCTCCAAAACCACCACAGCCTGAAGCCCCTCAGGGTCAAGTGCAGCAGCCATCGTACCCCTATCCCTTCTACCCTGTGCCAGTGCCTGAAAATCAACCAGCTACAAAGCCCACTGCTGCTCCAGAGCCTCCAAAACCACCACAGCCTGAAGCCCCTCAGGGTCAAGTGCAGCAGCCATCGTACCCCTATCCCTTCTACCCTGTGCCAGTGCCTGAAAATCAAGCAGCTTCAAAGCCCACTGCTGCTCCAGAGCCTCCAAAACCACCACAGCCTGAAGCCCCTCAGGGTCAAGTGCAGCAGCCATTGTACCCCTATCCCTTCTACCCTGTGCCAGTGCCTGAAAATCAACCAGCTACAAAGCCCACTGCTGCTCCAGAGCCTCCAAAACCACCACAGCCTGAAGCCCCTCAGGGTCAAGTGCAGCAGCCATTGTACCCCTATCCCTTCTACCCTGTGCCAGTGCCTGAAAATCAACCAGCTACAAAGCCCACTGCTGCTCCAGAGCCTCCAAAACCACCACAGCCTGAAGCCCCTCAGGGTCAAGTGCAGCAGCCATTGTACCCCTATCCCTTCTACCCTGTGCCAGTGCCTGAAAATCAACCAGCTACAAAGCCCACTGCTGCTCCAGAGCCTCCAAAACCACCACAGCCTGAAGCCCCTCAGGGTCAAGTGCAGCAGCCATTGTACCCCTATCCCTTCTACCCTGTGCCAGTGCCTGAAAATCAACCAGCTACAAAGCCCACCTCTTTTACAGAGTCCCCAGCAACTGAAACTCCTAAGGGACAGCCTGTAACATTACCCCCAACTTCCTCTGCCCAGCAACCACAATGGATCACTCCAGCCAGTGATCAAAAAACCCCGGGGTCCACCATTCAACAACCTAGTAATGTTATAGTCCCACAAGGTCCTCAACCGGGCACTCCAAATATGCCACCGGTTTATTGCCCCCAGGTTTGCCCATCTGGATTTTCTAATTGTTGTCCACAAATTGCTTTTCATCAACATCTCCATCATATTGTCCCTGCTGGACTTGGCAGTAAAGATACACCTCCAATATATACAGGACTTCCATTCCTTTCTCCAATGTCATATTATGTATTTGGCAATGGCTTAAgttctgctcctcttcctcaaaAACCAAATGGAGAAACAAAAATTGAAGCTGGGATCACCTCTGCACCTATTTCACCTCAGTCCTTTCCATCTGAAAATAGAAAGCAGCCCCATCTCCAGCCACCAGATGGCAACCCTGCTGCACTACCTGGGAGTAATCCAACCAAGCCAACACACCCTGCACTACCAATTTACCCTTATTTTGTACCCAATTCTGATTGGCGATATCTACCACAAAATGGTGACTGGCAAAATTTACCACAAAGCCAATCACAAACTCGCTTTAATGTGCCCTCTACACCTCAGACTTCAGTTAATGACCCGGTAAATCCAGTGGTGCAATATGAATTATATAATGTACAGCCTCCAAAGCAGCAAAATGGCCAACTGTCATCTTATGTTGCCCAATATCTACAACGGCAATATACAAAGAATCAAAATAAACCTACAGTCAAGGAAGTGCAGCCATCTAACAAAAAACCCAGTGAATCTAAATCACCAGCACATCATAAGGCTCAAAGTGAACTTGATCCTCGTTTGTTCCCTTACTACATGCTTCAAGATGCTCAAGCACCTACTCATAACAAGTCATTGTTCCCTAACAACTCTTTACAACCACCGCCATCAGTGAGTGGCTCAAAGAATTCCTCTAAACATGAACAGACTGTGCACTCCTATTCTGAGCCAAAGAGTTATATTCTCCTACAGCATGGTCCACCAGGTAGAGAGCCTAATGGTTTTGCTAAATCTCCGCAGCCTTTTAGGGATCTGGTTCGTGACACAAATGTCCTAGCACAAAACTTTGCAACGCATCACAATAGTGAAGCCCAACATCCTCAGGGTTTAAGCCTACAACAAGGGAAACCCCAAAACCTTAAATGGTTGGACAAAGGAATGACTAATCCCTTACCTGGTAATGTCAACTACATGCCAAGGCCTGGTGATAGATCAGGTTTGCCATTTTTCACAGCTTTGGATGGAGTTCATTCAGTGCCTTTGCCTCAGGACCTCTCTTTCAgtgcaacacaaaaaaaacctaaattcCTAGACTCTTTCAAAGACTCCTGGAAGCCCATTGCACCCCTAGGCTCCAGCCGCAGGACTCCACCACATGTTCCTAGAAAGGCATTTCAACAATGGAGCTCTGCAGCTGACCACCAGGTAAATg GGCTGAACCAACCCATCCAGAGAGAAGGTGGAAATCAGAAGCAGAAATGA
- the LOC122994219 gene encoding titin-like isoform X2 — protein sequence MACRESGGSKILLCLGLFVVASSLCSCTKLTRLKTVKWRENSTLSQSQDIDLHHGRLLIGQDPLRHAKLKGTKATKNYMDVNSGYQADMGWEMSRQPKGQGDGSSKADNSAVEQLLKMEPKVECTGDSMKLKVQDAASTSGSLFLVDRGSHLSPLPLSKLPSSCGYTIGSTRRDMVLVAPYDGCFVTLEEDSYVLPLRWCGLPVRMSCPLMRQSSPNPPMVTCHAEGMVVKMEWATSVDKIKVKLYGSWEPLMRESPRCGFSVVVHPEGVVISVRYAPCVEKKDGMYTIELAGDGETKISCPALSPAQPGPTKSPIKGPQQQTEIPGKGVYPSNQSHNLPSTRAPDQTLKNPVQTVVPQVPGIPQNPEVPNQKQNQGPKDVVQPQLPYFYPNFFYPQPANPENRPTVQPNPTPVTKKKESQQTIPAKLPVTPEGQVPQLISLPFYPWPAKPEVPVKETPVLPRATQPPNSQVEQPFYPYPFYVMPNPDVAPAHRTELKPTPTSPPVTQTTQGQRKQPFYPLPFYPQPAKPDNPPTQPPVTKHFLPYPSNPPSGPTQKPVEPPASQSEAPQGQVHQTFYPYPFYPVPVPENQPATKPTAVPEPPKPPQPEDPQGQVQQPFYPHPFYPVPVPENQPATKPTAAPEPPKPPQPEAPQGQVHQTSYPYPLYPVPVPENQPATKPTAAPEPPKPPQPEDPQGQVQQPLYPYPFYPVPVPENQPASKPTAAPEPPKPPQPEDPQGQVQQPLYPYPFYPVPVPENQPATKPTAAPEPPKPPQPEAPQGQVQQPLYPYPFYPVPVPENQPATKPTAAPEPPKPPQPEAPQGQVQQPSYPYPFYPVPVPENQPATKPTAAPEPPKPPQPEAPQGQVQQPSYPYPFYPVPVPENQAASKPTAAPEPPKPPQPEAPQGQVQQPLYPYPFYPVPVPENQPATKPTAAPEPPKPPQPEAPQGQVQQPLYPYPFYPVPVPENQPATKPTAAPEPPKPPQPEAPQGQVQQPLYPYPFYPVPVPENQPATKPTAAPEPPKPPQPEAPQGQVQQPLYPYPFYPVPVPENQPATKPTSFTESPATETPKGQPVTLPPTSSAQQPQWITPASDQKTPGSTIQQPSNVIVPQGPQPGTPNMPPVYCPQVCPSGFSNCCPQIAFHQHLHHIVPAGLGSKDTPPIYTGLPFLSPMSYYVFGNGLSSAPLPQKPNGETKIEAGITSAPISPQSFPSENRKQPHLQPPDGNPAALPGSNPTKPTHPALPIYPYFVPNSDWRYLPQNGDWQNLPQSQSQTRFNVPSTPQTSVNDPVNPVVQYELYNVQPPKQQNGQLSSYVAQYLQRQYTKNQNKPTVKEVQPSNKKPSESKSPAHHKAQSELDPRLFPYYMLQDAQAPTHNKSLFPNNSLQPPPSVSGSKNSSKHEQTVHSYSEPKSYILLQHGPPGREPNGFAKSPQPFRDLVRDTNVLAQNFATHHNSEAQHPQGLSLQQGKPQNLKWLDKGMTNPLPGNVNYMPRPGDRSGLPFFTALDGVHSVPLPQDLSFSATQKKPKFLDSFKDSWKPIAPLGSSRRTPPHVPRKAFQQWSSAADHQVNGLNQPIQREGGNQKQK from the exons ATGGCGTGTAGAGAGAGCGGGGGTTCCAAGATTTTACTATGTTTAGGACTTTTTGTGGTCGCTAGTTCGTTGTGCTCTTGCACAAAATTGACAAGGCTTAAGACAGTTAAATGGAGAGAAAACTCGACACTTAGTCAAAGTCAAGACATTGATCTACACCATGGAAGACTCTTAATTGGGCAAGATCCTCTGCGACATGCTAAACTCAAAGGAACCAAAGCCACAAAGAACTACATGGATGTAAATTCAGGTTACCAAGCAGACATGG GCTGGGAGATGTCCAGGCAACCTAAAGGACAGGGTGATGGCTCTTCAAAGGCTGATAACTCTGCAGTGGAACAGCTGCTGAAAATGGAACCAAAGGTTGAATGTACAGGAGACTCCATGAAACTTAAAGTCCAAGATGCTGCGTCCACTTCTGGATCTCTGTTTCTTGTAGACAGAG GAAGTCACCTGTCTCCCTTGCCTCTGTCCAAGTTGCCATCAAGCTGTGGTTACACCATCGGATCAACACGGAGAGATATGGTCTTAGTTGCACCTTATGATGGTTGCTTTGTCACACTTGAG GAAGACAGTTATGTACTCCCATTGCGTTGGTGCGGATTACCAGTGAGGATGTCATGCCCTTTGATGAGACAGTCTTCGCCTAACCCTCCAATGGTTACCTGCCATGCAGAGGGCATGGTTGTAAAAATGGAATGGGCCACATCTGTAGATAAgattaaagtaaaat TGTATGGCAGCTGGGAGCCACTGATGAGGGAATCGCCCAGATGTGGCTTCAGTGTAGTTGTCCATCCTGAAGGTGTGGTCATCTCGGTTCGCTATGCACCCTGTGTGGAGAAAAAG GATGGAATGTACACCATTGAACTGGCTGGAGATGGAGAAACCAAGATTTCCTGCCCAGCATTGTCACCAGCTCAACCTGGACCCACAAAAAGCCCAATAAAGGGCCCACAACAGCAAACTGAAATACCAGGCAAAGGGGTGTAtccctctaaccaatcacaTAACTTGCCTTCAACTCGTGCTCCTGATCAAACCCTGAAAAATCCGGTGCAAACTGTAGTTCCCCAGGTCCCAGGCATTCCTCAGAATCCAGAGGTTCCTAACCAGAAACAAAATCAGGGGCCAAAAGATGTTGTTCAGCCTCAGTTACCTTACTTTTACCCCAATTTCTTTTACCCCCAGCCTGCAAATCCAGAAAATAGACCCACTGTACAGCCAAACCCCACTCCTGTAACAAAGAAAAAGGAGTCACAACAAACAATCCCTGCAAAGCTGCCGGTGACTCCTGAGGGACAAGTGCCCCAATTAATTTCTTTACCGTTTTACCCCTGGCCAGCCAAGCCTGAGGTGCCTGTTAAAGAAACTCCCGTGCTGCCTCGAGCCACCCAACCACCTAATAGCCAAGTGGAACAACCTTTTTACCCTTATCCATTCTACGTTATGCCAAACCCTGATGTTGCTCCTGCACACAGGACTGAACTGAAACCTACACCTACATCTCCTCCAGTTACCCAAACTACTCAAGGCCAAAGAAAGCAACCTTTCTACCCTTTACCATTTTATCCTCAACCTGCTAAGCCTGACAATCCCCCAACACAGCCACCAGTAACTAAGCATTTCCTCCCATATCCGTCTAACCCCCCATCTGGGCCTACCCAGAAACCTGTAGAACCACCTGCAAGCCAGTCTGAAGCCCCTCAGGGTCAAGTGCACCAGAC ATTTTACCCCTATCCCTTCTACCCTGTGCCAGTGCCTGAAAATCAACCAGCTACAAAGCCCACTGCTGTTCCAGAGCCTCCAAAACCACCACAGCCTGAAGACCCTCAGGGTCAAGTGCAGCAGCCATTTTACCCCCATCCCTTCTACCCTGTGCCAGTGCCTGAAAATCAACCTGCTACAAAGCCCACTGCTGCTCCAGAGCCTCCAAAACCACCACAGCCTGAAGCCCCTCAGGGTCAAGTGCACCAGACATCATACCCCTATCCCCTCTACCCTGTGCCAGTGCCTGAAAATCAACCTGCTACAAAGCCCACTGCTGCTCCAGAGCCTCCAAAACCACCACAGCCTGAAGACCCTCAGGGTCAAGTGCAGCAGCCATTGTACCCCTATCCCTTCTACCCTGTGCCAGTGCCTGAAAATCAACCAGCTTCAAAGCCCACCGCTGCTCCAGAGCCTCCAAAACCACCACAGCCTGAAGACCCTCAGGGTCAAGTGCAGCAGCCATTGTACCCCTATCCCTTCTACCCTGTGCCAGTGCCTGAAAATCAACCAGCTACAAAGCCCACTGCTGCTCCAGAGCCTCCAAAACCACCACAGCCTGAAGCCCCTCAGGGTCAAGTGCAGCAGCCATTGTACCCCTATCCCTTCTACCCTGTGCCAGTGCCTGAAAATCAACCAGCTACAAAGCCCACTGCTGCTCCAGAGCCTCCAAAACCACCACAGCCTGAAGCCCCTCAGGGTCAAGTGCAGCAGCCATCGTACCCCTATCCCTTCTACCCTGTGCCAGTGCCTGAAAATCAACCAGCTACAAAGCCCACTGCTGCTCCAGAGCCTCCAAAACCACCACAGCCTGAAGCCCCTCAGGGTCAAGTGCAGCAGCCATCGTACCCCTATCCCTTCTACCCTGTGCCAGTGCCTGAAAATCAAGCAGCTTCAAAGCCCACTGCTGCTCCAGAGCCTCCAAAACCACCACAGCCTGAAGCCCCTCAGGGTCAAGTGCAGCAGCCATTGTACCCCTATCCCTTCTACCCTGTGCCAGTGCCTGAAAATCAACCAGCTACAAAGCCCACTGCTGCTCCAGAGCCTCCAAAACCACCACAGCCTGAAGCCCCTCAGGGTCAAGTGCAGCAGCCATTGTACCCCTATCCCTTCTACCCTGTGCCAGTGCCTGAAAATCAACCAGCTACAAAGCCCACTGCTGCTCCAGAGCCTCCAAAACCACCACAGCCTGAAGCCCCTCAGGGTCAAGTGCAGCAGCCATTGTACCCCTATCCCTTCTACCCTGTGCCAGTGCCTGAAAATCAACCAGCTACAAAGCCCACTGCTGCTCCAGAGCCTCCAAAACCACCACAGCCTGAAGCCCCTCAGGGTCAAGTGCAGCAGCCATTGTACCCCTATCCCTTCTACCCTGTGCCAGTGCCTGAAAATCAACCAGCTACAAAGCCCACCTCTTTTACAGAGTCCCCAGCAACTGAAACTCCTAAGGGACAGCCTGTAACATTACCCCCAACTTCCTCTGCCCAGCAACCACAATGGATCACTCCAGCCAGTGATCAAAAAACCCCGGGGTCCACCATTCAACAACCTAGTAATGTTATAGTCCCACAAGGTCCTCAACCGGGCACTCCAAATATGCCACCGGTTTATTGCCCCCAGGTTTGCCCATCTGGATTTTCTAATTGTTGTCCACAAATTGCTTTTCATCAACATCTCCATCATATTGTCCCTGCTGGACTTGGCAGTAAAGATACACCTCCAATATATACAGGACTTCCATTCCTTTCTCCAATGTCATATTATGTATTTGGCAATGGCTTAAgttctgctcctcttcctcaaaAACCAAATGGAGAAACAAAAATTGAAGCTGGGATCACCTCTGCACCTATTTCACCTCAGTCCTTTCCATCTGAAAATAGAAAGCAGCCCCATCTCCAGCCACCAGATGGCAACCCTGCTGCACTACCTGGGAGTAATCCAACCAAGCCAACACACCCTGCACTACCAATTTACCCTTATTTTGTACCCAATTCTGATTGGCGATATCTACCACAAAATGGTGACTGGCAAAATTTACCACAAAGCCAATCACAAACTCGCTTTAATGTGCCCTCTACACCTCAGACTTCAGTTAATGACCCGGTAAATCCAGTGGTGCAATATGAATTATATAATGTACAGCCTCCAAAGCAGCAAAATGGCCAACTGTCATCTTATGTTGCCCAATATCTACAACGGCAATATACAAAGAATCAAAATAAACCTACAGTCAAGGAAGTGCAGCCATCTAACAAAAAACCCAGTGAATCTAAATCACCAGCACATCATAAGGCTCAAAGTGAACTTGATCCTCGTTTGTTCCCTTACTACATGCTTCAAGATGCTCAAGCACCTACTCATAACAAGTCATTGTTCCCTAACAACTCTTTACAACCACCGCCATCAGTGAGTGGCTCAAAGAATTCCTCTAAACATGAACAGACTGTGCACTCCTATTCTGAGCCAAAGAGTTATATTCTCCTACAGCATGGTCCACCAGGTAGAGAGCCTAATGGTTTTGCTAAATCTCCGCAGCCTTTTAGGGATCTGGTTCGTGACACAAATGTCCTAGCACAAAACTTTGCAACGCATCACAATAGTGAAGCCCAACATCCTCAGGGTTTAAGCCTACAACAAGGGAAACCCCAAAACCTTAAATGGTTGGACAAAGGAATGACTAATCCCTTACCTGGTAATGTCAACTACATGCCAAGGCCTGGTGATAGATCAGGTTTGCCATTTTTCACAGCTTTGGATGGAGTTCATTCAGTGCCTTTGCCTCAGGACCTCTCTTTCAgtgcaacacaaaaaaaacctaaattcCTAGACTCTTTCAAAGACTCCTGGAAGCCCATTGCACCCCTAGGCTCCAGCCGCAGGACTCCACCACATGTTCCTAGAAAGGCATTTCAACAATGGAGCTCTGCAGCTGACCACCAGGTAAATg GGCTGAACCAACCCATCCAGAGAGAAGGTGGAAATCAGAAGCAGAAATGA